Proteins encoded together in one Planctomyces sp. SH-PL14 window:
- the prfA gene encoding peptide chain release factor 1, which produces MFPSLDLKLRRFEELEMMLQSAEVLANPQKMVEVQREYGGLRKVAETVRTFNKLSTDIADLEGMLEAEADDETRSYAESELKGLRQQFEGMKTELEDLVTAGDSITRGGLIMEIRGGTGGDEAALFAGDLYNMYSRYVDIRGWSQEILDASPGEQGGFKEIVFSVSGEGAFHALQFESGGHRVQRVPATETQGRIHTSAATVAVLPEAEEVEVDINDKDLIVETMRAGGPGGQKVNKIESAVRITHVPSGIAVKCQDEKSQHKNRAKAMRMLRSRLLEAEQNKAQQARADQRRTLIGSGDRSERIRTYNFPQSRVTDHRIGLTLHKLDAIMTGELDELVKSLIEFDRQERLKGMNES; this is translated from the coding sequence ATGTTCCCCAGTCTGGACCTGAAGCTGCGGCGGTTTGAGGAGCTGGAGATGATGCTCCAGAGTGCCGAGGTGCTGGCCAATCCTCAGAAGATGGTCGAGGTGCAGCGGGAGTACGGCGGACTGCGGAAGGTGGCGGAGACGGTCCGGACGTTCAACAAGCTCTCGACCGACATCGCGGATCTCGAAGGGATGCTGGAGGCGGAGGCGGACGACGAGACCCGTTCCTACGCGGAGTCGGAGCTCAAGGGGCTGCGTCAGCAGTTCGAGGGAATGAAGACGGAGCTCGAGGACCTGGTGACGGCGGGGGACTCGATCACCCGCGGCGGGCTCATCATGGAAATCCGCGGCGGGACCGGCGGGGACGAGGCGGCGCTGTTTGCCGGTGACCTCTACAACATGTATTCCCGCTACGTCGACATCCGCGGCTGGTCGCAGGAAATCCTGGACGCCAGTCCCGGGGAGCAGGGGGGCTTCAAGGAAATCGTCTTCTCTGTTTCCGGGGAAGGGGCTTTCCACGCGCTCCAGTTCGAGAGCGGGGGCCATCGGGTCCAGCGCGTCCCCGCGACCGAGACCCAGGGGCGGATCCACACGAGCGCCGCGACGGTGGCTGTGCTTCCCGAGGCGGAAGAAGTCGAAGTCGACATTAACGACAAAGACCTGATCGTCGAAACGATGCGGGCGGGCGGGCCGGGCGGTCAGAAGGTGAACAAGATCGAGAGCGCCGTCCGGATCACGCACGTCCCGTCGGGGATTGCGGTGAAGTGTCAGGACGAGAAGAGCCAGCACAAGAACCGGGCCAAGGCGATGCGAATGCTGCGGAGCCGGTTGCTGGAGGCGGAGCAGAACAAGGCGCAGCAGGCGCGGGCGGATCAACGGCGGACCCTGATCGGGTCGGGGGACCGCAGCGAGCGGATCCGGACCTACAACTTTCCGCAGTCGCGGGTGACGGATCATCGGATTGGTCTGACGCTCCACAAGCTGGACGCGATCATGACGGGGGAGCTGGATGAACTGGTAAAGTCGCTGATCGAGTTTGATCGCCAGGAGCGGCTGAAGGGGATGAACGAAAGCTGA
- a CDS encoding type B 50S ribosomal protein L31: protein MKNDIHPDYHPVVFHDIGANFKFLTRSTMTSKEKIKWEDGNEYPLVTIDISAASHPFFTGKMKFIDTAGRIEKFQKKWGVKKPEGEASK from the coding sequence ATGAAGAACGACATCCATCCCGACTATCACCCGGTCGTCTTCCACGACATCGGTGCCAACTTCAAGTTCCTGACCCGCTCCACGATGACTTCCAAGGAGAAGATCAAGTGGGAGGACGGGAACGAGTATCCGCTCGTCACGATCGACATCAGCGCTGCCTCGCACCCGTTCTTCACCGGCAAGATGAAGTTCATCGACACCGCCGGCCGGATCGAGAAGTTCCAGAAGAAGTGGGGCGTCAAGAAGCCTGAGGGCGAAGCCTCCAAGTAG
- a CDS encoding MBL fold metallo-hydrolase, producing the protein MPPRTGLFPNVIEMNHQARRRLGCCVYLVHDGDDWMLIDIGYQDTLDDILGLIRQLDFRLANCRYLVATHADVDHIQGLKRAKELMPQAQVVGHPQAEGLLREGERIMTYAEITAQGISIDLPQVGFDRTIDEGDVLTLGNLKLEVWHTPGHAPAQLSFRMGNLLFSGDNIYRDGCVGNIDAHHGSDLPAFIKSLERIKKGDVEWLLPSHGPVFRKDNKMLQKTIDRLTEYQHMADFGTCAVDWPLLDEWDEELARGASAATQS; encoded by the coding sequence ATGCCCCCCCGGACCGGACTGTTCCCCAACGTCATCGAGATGAACCACCAGGCCCGCCGCCGCCTGGGCTGCTGCGTCTATCTCGTCCACGACGGGGACGACTGGATGCTGATCGACATCGGCTACCAGGACACGCTCGACGACATCCTGGGACTCATCCGCCAACTCGACTTCCGCCTCGCCAACTGCCGCTACCTCGTCGCCACCCACGCGGACGTCGACCACATCCAGGGACTCAAGCGGGCCAAGGAACTGATGCCCCAGGCCCAGGTCGTCGGACACCCGCAGGCCGAAGGGCTCCTCCGCGAAGGCGAGCGGATCATGACCTACGCCGAGATCACCGCGCAGGGGATCTCGATCGACCTGCCCCAGGTCGGCTTCGACCGGACGATTGACGAAGGAGACGTGCTGACCCTCGGCAACCTCAAGCTCGAAGTCTGGCACACCCCCGGCCACGCCCCGGCCCAGCTCTCGTTCCGGATGGGGAACCTGCTGTTCTCTGGGGACAACATCTACCGCGACGGCTGCGTCGGCAACATCGACGCCCACCACGGGTCGGACCTCCCCGCCTTCATCAAGTCGCTGGAGCGCATCAAGAAGGGCGATGTCGAATGGCTCCTCCCCAGCCACGGCCCGGTCTTCCGCAAGGACAATAAGATGCTCCAGAAGACGATCGACCGTCTGACGGAGTACCAGCACATGGCGGACTTCGGGACGTGTGCTGTGGACTGGCCGTTGCTTGATGAGTGGGATGAAGAGTTGGCGCGTGGGGCGAGTGCCGCGACGCAGTCGTGA
- a CDS encoding beta-ketoacyl-[acyl-carrier-protein] synthase family protein, translated as MMAEKHAPRVVVTGVGVISPVGIGKENFWRNLIEGRSGIGELRAVPNQALPTKLAAEVRDFNPLDFIYQKKFLKVMSRDVQLGVSAASIAMKDAGLRRGDVDPERMGVEFGCGHISFTPEELAEAARTYQDSTNDENFTRWGESEMGKIAPLWLLRQLPNMPACHVAIEHDARGPNNTITSAEASALLAMQEAIRVINRGQADVMVVGAASSHIHPVDISRICLYEDLSRSDDPLRACRPFDRDRDGAVVGEGSAVFVLERYGHAVARGADIYCEVLGIGAGCDGDGTGAATGAGLVNAIRQSLQKSGLAPRDLGHINAHGKSTRRDDCVESVAYHQAFGAEAEKIPVTALKSYLGSFDAGTGAVELAGSILALRNGRLPMTLNYEHPDPACRRLNVVREPMRLRNSVAMSVNRTIMGQSVAAVLRAV; from the coding sequence ATGATGGCTGAGAAACACGCCCCCCGCGTGGTTGTCACCGGGGTGGGGGTCATCTCGCCGGTCGGTATCGGCAAAGAGAACTTCTGGCGGAACCTGATCGAAGGTCGATCGGGGATCGGGGAGCTGCGCGCCGTTCCGAACCAGGCGCTTCCGACCAAGCTCGCCGCCGAAGTCCGCGATTTCAATCCGCTCGACTTCATCTATCAGAAGAAGTTCCTCAAGGTCATGTCGCGGGACGTCCAGCTGGGTGTCTCCGCCGCTTCGATCGCCATGAAGGACGCCGGGCTGCGGCGAGGGGACGTCGATCCCGAGCGGATGGGGGTCGAATTCGGCTGCGGCCACATCTCGTTCACGCCGGAAGAACTGGCGGAAGCGGCCCGGACCTACCAGGACAGCACGAACGACGAGAATTTCACCCGCTGGGGCGAGAGCGAGATGGGGAAAATTGCCCCGCTCTGGCTCCTGCGGCAGCTTCCGAACATGCCCGCCTGTCACGTGGCGATCGAGCACGACGCCCGCGGCCCGAACAACACGATCACGAGCGCCGAAGCCTCCGCCCTCCTGGCGATGCAGGAGGCGATCCGCGTCATCAACCGCGGCCAGGCGGACGTGATGGTCGTCGGCGCGGCGAGCTCGCACATTCATCCGGTCGATATTTCCCGGATCTGCCTCTACGAAGACCTTTCCCGGAGCGACGATCCGCTGCGGGCCTGCCGGCCGTTCGACCGGGACCGCGACGGCGCGGTCGTGGGCGAAGGCTCGGCGGTGTTCGTCCTGGAGCGTTACGGCCACGCCGTGGCCCGCGGGGCGGACATCTACTGCGAAGTTCTCGGGATCGGCGCCGGCTGCGATGGCGACGGCACCGGGGCGGCGACGGGGGCGGGGCTGGTCAACGCCATCCGCCAGTCGCTCCAGAAGTCGGGTCTTGCCCCTCGCGACCTGGGACACATCAACGCCCACGGCAAGAGCACCCGCCGCGACGATTGCGTCGAGTCGGTTGCGTACCACCAGGCGTTCGGCGCCGAGGCGGAGAAGATTCCGGTCACCGCCCTCAAGAGCTATCTCGGCAGTTTCGATGCCGGGACCGGCGCGGTGGAGCTGGCGGGAAGCATCCTCGCCCTGCGGAACGGCCGCCTGCCGATGACGCTCAACTACGAGCATCCGGACCCGGCGTGCCGGCGTCTTAACGTCGTCCGCGAGCCGATGCGGCTACGGAATTCCGTGGCGATGAGCGTGAACCGGACGATTATGGGTCAGAGCGTCGCCGCGGTTCTGCGGGCGGTGTGA
- a CDS encoding aldo/keto reductase produces MQRRPLAHTDLTLPVLSFGASSLGQEFRQVDLAEALKTVPAALECGLNYIDTSPFYGRGMSEVLLGVALRGIPRESYVLSTKLGRYSGTHFDFSARRVLESVDISLERMGVEYIDIMLCHDIEFVDMRQIVEETLPALRKEQEKGKVKYVGISGYPMNIFRYVLDRAPLDVVLSYNHYTLQNTMFGDLIPYLKEKKVGIMNAAPFSARLLSNDPLPKWHKATPLVRETARRAAEHCRKAGSDIAKLALQFSIANPEISTCITGTARPERVREWARWAEEPIDAQLVREVQEILKPIHNWFYIEGRPENNDPR; encoded by the coding sequence ATGCAGCGCCGCCCTCTCGCTCACACTGATCTGACCCTCCCCGTCCTGAGCTTCGGAGCGTCCTCGCTCGGTCAGGAGTTCCGCCAGGTCGATCTGGCCGAAGCCCTCAAAACCGTCCCCGCGGCGCTCGAGTGCGGGCTGAACTACATCGACACCTCACCCTTTTACGGCCGCGGCATGTCGGAGGTGCTGCTCGGTGTCGCTCTGCGGGGGATTCCGCGGGAGTCGTACGTCCTCAGCACCAAGCTTGGACGCTACAGCGGGACGCACTTCGACTTCTCCGCCCGCCGCGTGCTCGAAAGCGTCGACATCAGCCTGGAGCGGATGGGAGTCGAGTACATCGACATCATGCTCTGCCACGACATCGAGTTTGTCGACATGCGGCAGATCGTCGAGGAAACGCTCCCGGCCCTCCGCAAGGAGCAGGAAAAGGGGAAGGTGAAGTACGTCGGGATCAGCGGCTACCCGATGAACATCTTCCGTTACGTCCTCGACCGGGCTCCGCTGGACGTCGTCCTGTCGTACAACCACTACACGCTTCAGAACACGATGTTCGGGGACCTGATCCCGTACCTGAAGGAGAAGAAGGTTGGAATCATGAATGCCGCGCCGTTCTCCGCCCGGCTTCTCTCAAACGATCCGCTTCCGAAGTGGCACAAGGCGACCCCGCTCGTCCGCGAGACCGCCCGCCGGGCGGCGGAGCACTGCCGAAAGGCGGGAAGCGACATCGCCAAGCTGGCGCTGCAGTTCTCGATCGCGAATCCCGAAATCTCGACCTGCATTACCGGCACCGCCCGGCCGGAACGGGTTCGGGAATGGGCCCGCTGGGCCGAGGAGCCGATCGATGCGCAGCTGGTTCGGGAGGTCCAAGAGATCCTCAAACCGATCCACAACTGGTTCTATATCGAGGGGCGGCCGGAGAATAACGATCCTCGGTAA
- the rpsI gene encoding 30S ribosomal protein S9: MSTDTLPATEAVSDLTLGTGAVEGAEAEVAPVERPAPVIRGKIDRFGAALGTGRRKTAVARVRITDGSGKITVNGREFKEFVTLVRDQHDVLAPLRATNMAEAVDIAIQVNGGGPTGQTGAMVLGIARALEAKNPQLHATLAEGKFLSRDGRAVERKKYGHKKARRSFQFSKR; the protein is encoded by the coding sequence ATGTCGACTGACACTCTGCCCGCCACCGAGGCTGTAAGCGATCTGACCCTGGGAACCGGCGCCGTCGAAGGTGCCGAAGCCGAAGTGGCGCCGGTCGAGCGTCCCGCTCCGGTCATTCGGGGTAAGATTGACCGCTTTGGTGCGGCTCTCGGGACCGGCCGTCGGAAGACCGCCGTTGCTCGCGTCCGCATCACGGACGGCTCGGGCAAGATCACCGTCAACGGCCGCGAGTTCAAGGAATTCGTGACCCTCGTCCGCGACCAGCACGACGTTCTCGCTCCGCTGCGGGCGACGAACATGGCGGAAGCGGTTGACATCGCCATCCAGGTCAACGGCGGCGGCCCGACCGGTCAGACCGGGGCAATGGTCCTCGGGATTGCCCGTGCCCTTGAAGCCAAGAACCCGCAGCTGCACGCGACCCTCGCCGAAGGCAAGTTCCTGAGCCGCGACGGTCGTGCGGTTGAACGTAAGAAGTATGGCCATAAGAAGGCCCGCCGCAGCTTCCAGTTCTCGAAGCGTTAA
- a CDS encoding glucuronate isomerase, which yields MTPLHQRLFDELERFPLIDPHSHINPHAAASKTLADIMGYHYYTELAHSAGLPKSKIESPDIGPKEKVGRLVEKVADLENTAQLDWLMDLCRTFFGFEEERITSKNWEKLYDAASAKMAQKDWEEQVLKISRLDKVFLTNDYDDPLTGFDTRRYVPCLRTDDLVFHFTKPGTRERLAKATGIEVGDSVTLRKAIGALFTHFVNHNAKACAISLPPSFTPRPVDGLTVEGILRRVAAGGDLIPSDAELLSQHVFWTLAEHCAEHKLPFDLMIGVNRKVYAAGVYQGQDLFDQRVSLIQYRELFNSFPQVTFPVSVLAQTSNQELVSYAWIFPNVVTNGHWWYSNIPSYIELDTRARIEAVPQNKQIGYYSDMYKLEFGLPKFRMYRRILSKVLADEYVTNRRWPEERAIALGQQILRGNVERIFGV from the coding sequence ATGACTCCACTCCATCAGCGCCTTTTCGACGAACTCGAGCGGTTTCCGCTGATCGATCCGCACTCGCACATCAACCCGCATGCGGCTGCGTCGAAGACGCTGGCCGACATCATGGGATACCACTACTACACCGAGCTGGCGCACTCGGCCGGACTGCCGAAGTCCAAGATCGAGAGCCCGGACATCGGCCCCAAGGAGAAGGTGGGCCGGCTCGTCGAGAAGGTCGCGGACCTGGAGAACACGGCCCAGCTCGACTGGCTGATGGATCTCTGCCGCACGTTTTTCGGCTTCGAGGAGGAGCGGATCACCTCGAAGAACTGGGAAAAGCTGTACGACGCCGCCTCGGCCAAGATGGCACAGAAGGACTGGGAAGAGCAGGTCCTCAAGATCAGCCGGCTCGACAAGGTGTTCCTGACGAACGATTACGACGATCCCCTCACCGGGTTCGACACGCGGCGCTACGTCCCCTGCCTGCGGACAGACGATCTGGTCTTCCACTTCACGAAGCCCGGGACCCGCGAGCGGCTCGCCAAGGCGACCGGCATCGAGGTCGGTGACTCGGTGACCCTTCGCAAGGCGATCGGGGCGCTGTTCACGCACTTCGTGAACCACAACGCCAAGGCGTGTGCGATCTCGCTCCCGCCGTCGTTCACGCCGCGGCCAGTCGACGGCCTGACGGTCGAAGGAATCCTCCGCCGCGTTGCCGCCGGCGGGGACCTGATCCCGTCTGATGCGGAACTGCTGAGCCAGCACGTCTTCTGGACGTTGGCCGAGCACTGCGCCGAGCACAAGCTGCCGTTCGACCTGATGATCGGCGTTAACCGCAAGGTCTACGCGGCGGGTGTCTACCAGGGACAGGATCTGTTCGACCAGCGGGTCTCGCTGATCCAGTACCGCGAGCTGTTCAACTCCTTCCCGCAGGTCACGTTCCCGGTCTCGGTTCTGGCCCAGACGAGTAACCAGGAACTCGTCAGCTACGCCTGGATCTTCCCGAACGTCGTGACGAACGGGCACTGGTGGTATTCGAACATCCCGTCCTACATCGAGCTCGACACCCGGGCTCGGATCGAGGCGGTGCCGCAGAACAAGCAGATCGGCTACTACAGCGACATGTACAAGCTGGAGTTCGGCCTGCCGAAGTTCCGGATGTACCGCCGGATCCTCTCGAAGGTCCTCGCCGACGAATACGTGACGAACCGCCGCTGGCCCGAAGAGCGGGCGATCGCCCTCGGCCAGCAGATCCTCCGCGGCAACGTCGAGCGGATCTTTGGCGTCTGA
- a CDS encoding glucose 1-dehydrogenase yields the protein MKALAVRAGVKHSAHVADLPEPRLEEIPGGRGVLVRTLQVGVDATDQEIDEALYGRAPEGFDFLVLGHEVFGQVEAVGPNVDHVKPGDYCTCTVRRPGPTIYDKIGRNDITGHEEYYERGINLRHGYMTSKFVDDAEFIVKVPVGMKEIGVLSEPASVCAKAIEQAYLAQQRLQVWEPKVAWVTGSGQIGLLTTMMLRLRGLQVYTLARTPNPGLKEEICRGYGATYVSTKETPVEELVKKTGRPDLIVEATGSSHVAFEAMRYLNLNGALVWTSVTGGSKTLSDFPSDKVNLEWVLGNKLLVGSVNGNRTHFAKGIADMALGEVMFPGVTKKILTTPVQGIDDPKKIMSLLAEGTHLKVYVNMA from the coding sequence ATGAAAGCCCTCGCCGTTCGAGCCGGAGTGAAGCACTCCGCTCACGTCGCCGATCTTCCCGAACCCCGCCTTGAGGAGATCCCCGGGGGACGGGGTGTGCTCGTCCGCACGCTGCAGGTCGGCGTCGACGCCACGGATCAGGAGATCGATGAGGCTCTCTACGGTCGGGCGCCGGAGGGGTTCGATTTCCTGGTGCTGGGACACGAGGTCTTCGGACAGGTCGAGGCAGTCGGTCCGAATGTCGACCATGTGAAACCCGGCGACTACTGCACCTGCACGGTCCGCCGTCCTGGGCCGACGATTTACGACAAGATCGGCCGCAACGACATCACGGGGCACGAGGAGTATTACGAGCGCGGGATCAACCTGCGGCACGGCTACATGACGTCGAAGTTCGTCGATGACGCCGAGTTCATCGTCAAGGTGCCCGTCGGGATGAAGGAGATCGGCGTTCTGTCCGAGCCCGCCAGCGTGTGTGCCAAGGCGATCGAGCAGGCGTACCTGGCGCAGCAGCGGCTGCAGGTGTGGGAGCCGAAGGTCGCCTGGGTCACCGGCTCGGGGCAGATCGGTCTGCTGACGACGATGATGCTCCGGCTCCGTGGTCTGCAGGTCTACACCCTGGCCCGGACCCCGAATCCGGGGCTGAAAGAGGAGATCTGCCGGGGGTACGGCGCGACGTATGTCAGCACCAAGGAGACTCCGGTCGAGGAACTGGTCAAGAAGACGGGGCGCCCCGACCTGATCGTCGAGGCGACGGGGAGCAGCCATGTCGCTTTCGAGGCGATGCGGTACTTGAACCTGAACGGAGCGCTGGTCTGGACGAGCGTCACGGGCGGCAGCAAGACCCTCTCGGACTTTCCTTCGGACAAGGTCAACCTGGAGTGGGTGCTGGGGAACAAGCTGCTCGTCGGCTCGGTGAATGGCAATCGGACGCACTTTGCCAAGGGGATTGCCGACATGGCGCTGGGTGAGGTGATGTTCCCCGGCGTCACGAAGAAGATCCTGACGACGCCGGTGCAGGGGATTGATGATCCCAAGAAGATCATGAGTCTGCTGGCTGAGGGAACCCACCTCAAGGTGTATGTGAATATGGCCTAG
- the rplM gene encoding 50S ribosomal protein L13 gives MSKTFMAKKELTQPNWYVVDADNQIVGRLATKIATILMGKHKPEYTPHVLSGDCIVVINAEKIRFSGKKLSREESPYFTTKMAAKGYSRYTGYPGGHRTDTAAELLTKKPAFILREAVRRMLPKNKLAYKMLKNLRLFVGTNHPHQAQQPQELPAYLK, from the coding sequence GTGTCCAAGACGTTCATGGCGAAGAAGGAATTGACGCAACCCAACTGGTACGTTGTGGATGCGGACAATCAGATCGTGGGCCGTCTGGCGACGAAAATTGCGACGATCCTCATGGGCAAGCACAAGCCGGAGTACACGCCGCACGTGCTGTCCGGTGACTGCATCGTGGTGATCAACGCCGAGAAGATCCGCTTCAGCGGTAAGAAGCTCTCCCGCGAAGAAAGCCCGTATTTCACCACCAAGATGGCCGCCAAGGGCTATTCCCGTTACACGGGTTACCCGGGTGGTCACCGCACCGACACTGCCGCCGAGCTGCTCACCAAGAAGCCGGCGTTCATCCTCCGGGAAGCGGTTCGCCGGATGCTGCCGAAGAACAAGCTCGCGTACAAGATGCTCAAGAACCTGCGGCTCTTCGTGGGGACGAACCATCCTCACCAGGCTCAGCAGCCGCAGGAACTGCCCGCTTATCTCAAGTAG
- a CDS encoding C-terminal binding protein translates to MARPLVVVSDFINPPLTHEERILGDIADIVALNAFSEEDLVGRIEEADAIMLYHFISITRKTIERLKKCKLIVRCGVGYDNVDRAYARERGINVANVPDYGSEEVADSAIGMMLTLMRGVHYLNSRCQHDQGPWIYEQVRPIQRLRGLTFGVVGIGRIGTATALRAKAFGFQVVFYDPYVVDGTDKALGVRRCETLEELLRQSDVVSVHTPRTAETQHILNDKTIAQMKPGSYLVNTARGGCVDAHAVLRAVEANHLRGAGLDVLEIEPPPADDPLIRAWRDPSHPAHDRIIINPHSAFYSEQGLDDMRIKGSENCRRVLLGQPPRNVVN, encoded by the coding sequence ATGGCTCGTCCGCTTGTCGTCGTCTCGGATTTCATTAACCCACCGCTCACGCATGAGGAGCGGATCCTGGGGGACATCGCCGACATCGTCGCGCTGAATGCCTTCAGCGAGGAGGACCTCGTCGGTCGGATCGAAGAGGCCGACGCGATCATGCTCTACCACTTCATCTCGATCACGCGGAAGACGATCGAGCGGCTGAAGAAGTGCAAGCTGATCGTTCGCTGCGGTGTCGGGTACGACAACGTCGATCGGGCCTACGCGCGGGAGCGGGGGATCAACGTCGCGAACGTTCCGGACTATGGCTCTGAAGAAGTTGCGGACTCGGCGATCGGGATGATGCTGACGCTGATGCGAGGGGTGCATTACCTCAACAGCCGCTGCCAGCATGATCAGGGGCCGTGGATCTATGAGCAGGTCCGTCCGATTCAGCGGCTCCGCGGCCTGACGTTCGGCGTCGTCGGGATTGGCCGGATCGGGACTGCCACGGCGCTGCGGGCGAAGGCGTTCGGGTTCCAGGTCGTCTTCTACGACCCGTATGTTGTCGACGGGACAGACAAGGCGCTTGGCGTTCGGCGATGCGAGACGCTGGAGGAATTGCTGCGGCAGAGCGATGTGGTGAGCGTCCACACGCCCCGGACTGCGGAGACGCAGCACATTCTCAACGACAAGACGATTGCCCAGATGAAGCCGGGGTCGTATCTCGTCAACACGGCCCGGGGCGGGTGTGTGGATGCTCATGCGGTCTTGCGGGCGGTGGAGGCGAATCATCTGCGGGGGGCGGGGCTGGACGTTCTGGAGATTGAGCCGCCGCCGGCGGATGATCCGCTGATCCGGGCGTGGCGGGACCCGTCGCATCCGGCGCACGACCGGATCATTATCAATCCGCATTCCGCGTTTTATTCGGAGCAGGGGCTGGATGACATGCGGATCAAGGGGAGTGAGAACTGTCGCCGTGTGTTGCTTGGCCAGCCTCCAAGAAACGTAGTCAACTGA